A section of the Agromyces aurantiacus genome encodes:
- a CDS encoding TetR/AcrR family transcriptional regulator, whose protein sequence is MSAVTERPGRARPMPVEERRRVIARATVPLIVAHGREVTTRQIAEASGVAEGTLFRVFADKEAIIDAAVEEFLDPEPFRDELRRIDPSLSLELKLRLILDRFHDRFAGIFGVFASLGGRPRPPAHPEPELIVGIFTDLLAPELERLRVPPERVFAFVRLVAFASAVPHFSDTTGLDTAELADLIARGIAADRPAPSAPAKEAAPCS, encoded by the coding sequence ATGTCCGCTGTCACCGAGCGCCCGGGCCGTGCGCGCCCGATGCCTGTCGAGGAACGCCGTCGCGTCATCGCGCGCGCCACCGTGCCGCTCATCGTCGCCCACGGCCGGGAGGTCACGACGCGCCAGATCGCCGAGGCCTCGGGCGTCGCGGAGGGCACGCTGTTCCGCGTCTTCGCCGACAAGGAGGCGATCATCGACGCAGCCGTCGAGGAGTTCCTCGATCCCGAGCCGTTCCGGGACGAGCTCCGGCGCATCGACCCGTCGCTGTCGCTCGAGCTCAAGCTGCGCCTCATCCTCGACCGGTTCCACGACCGCTTCGCCGGCATCTTCGGCGTGTTCGCCTCCCTCGGCGGGCGCCCGCGCCCGCCCGCGCACCCCGAGCCCGAGCTCATCGTCGGCATCTTCACCGACCTGCTCGCACCCGAGCTCGAGCGCCTGCGCGTGCCGCCCGAGCGCGTGTTCGCATTCGTGCGCCTGGTCGCGTTCGCCTCGGCCGTCCCGCACTTCTCCGACACGACCGGGCTCGACACCGCCGAGCTCGCCGACCTGATCGCCCGCGGGATCGCCGCCGATCGACCCGCGCCGTCTGCCCCCGCGAAGGAGGCCGCACCATGCTCATGA